The following proteins are encoded in a genomic region of Hymenobacter siberiensis:
- the mutY gene encoding A/G-specific adenine glycosylase: MTAKTSQPSFLASALLAWYPRHQRDLPWRHTRDPYAIWLSEIILQQTRVAQGLPYYQTFLAAYPTVQDMAAAPEAEVLRYWQGLGYYSRARNMHRTAQQVVAEYAGKFPGTYAELLKLRGVGPYTAAAIASFAFDEAVAVLDGNVYRVLARVFGLHSDIAAPSSRKEFQAVADQHIPASTPADFNQAIMEFGAIQCTPAKPDCLFCPMQLSCWAFQHGQVALLPVKSKAKASRTRYFHYFVLRHGEQTYLRERREKDIWQGLYDFALAETAVPELPTAELQRHLHALGANLDTSQAAEPSATYRHVLSHQKLEVRFHPMALAEPLQEAALRDLSLRAYSPAEIEALPKPKLIANYCDQNL, translated from the coding sequence TTGACCGCAAAAACCTCTCAGCCTTCCTTCCTGGCCTCTGCCCTACTGGCCTGGTACCCGCGCCACCAGCGCGACCTGCCTTGGCGCCACACCCGCGACCCGTACGCCATCTGGCTATCGGAGATTATTCTACAGCAAACCCGTGTGGCGCAAGGCCTTCCCTACTACCAAACCTTCCTGGCGGCCTACCCCACCGTGCAGGACATGGCCGCCGCGCCCGAGGCCGAAGTACTGCGCTACTGGCAGGGTTTGGGCTACTATTCCCGGGCCCGCAACATGCACCGCACCGCCCAGCAGGTGGTGGCCGAATATGCTGGAAAGTTTCCCGGCACCTACGCCGAATTGCTGAAATTGCGTGGCGTGGGGCCCTATACGGCCGCCGCTATCGCGTCGTTTGCCTTCGATGAAGCCGTGGCCGTGCTCGATGGAAATGTGTACCGGGTGCTGGCCCGCGTTTTTGGACTTCACTCCGATATTGCCGCGCCCAGCTCGCGCAAAGAATTCCAGGCCGTGGCCGACCAGCACATCCCCGCCAGCACACCGGCCGACTTCAACCAGGCCATTATGGAATTCGGGGCCATTCAGTGCACTCCAGCCAAGCCCGACTGCCTGTTTTGCCCGATGCAGCTCAGCTGCTGGGCGTTTCAGCATGGGCAGGTGGCGCTGCTGCCGGTGAAAAGCAAGGCGAAGGCCTCGCGCACGCGCTACTTCCATTACTTTGTGCTGCGCCACGGCGAGCAAACGTACCTGCGCGAGCGCCGTGAGAAAGACATCTGGCAGGGCCTGTATGACTTTGCGCTGGCCGAAACCGCCGTGCCGGAGCTGCCTACCGCCGAGCTCCAGCGCCACCTGCATGCCCTGGGCGCGAACCTGGATACCAGCCAGGCGGCCGAGCCCAGCGCGACGTATCGCCACGTATTGAGCCACCAGAAGCTGGAGGTCCGCTTCCACCCAATGGCGCTGGCCGAGCCGCTGCAGGAGGCCGCGTTACGCGATTTGAGCTTGCGGGCCTACTCGCCGGCGGAGATTGAGGCGCTGCCTAAGCCGAAGTTGATTGCTAACTATTGTGACCAAAACCTTTGA
- a CDS encoding HU family DNA-binding protein — MFFNHSKYHTNVTKAEVIAEISTKTGIEKADVLMTVEAFFKVVKDSMTEGNNIYVRGFGSFVNKKRARKVARNISKNTSLIIEEHYIPSFKPSKTFVAKIKNSKKVKAVAAKA; from the coding sequence ATTTTTTTCAACCACTCTAAGTACCATACCAACGTGACTAAAGCTGAGGTAATCGCCGAAATCTCCACGAAGACCGGCATCGAGAAAGCTGATGTATTGATGACTGTTGAAGCCTTCTTCAAAGTCGTGAAAGATTCGATGACCGAGGGCAACAACATTTATGTACGCGGCTTCGGCTCGTTCGTAAATAAGAAGCGCGCTCGTAAAGTAGCCCGCAACATCTCGAAAAACACGTCCCTCATCATCGAGGAGCACTACATCCCGAGCTTTAAGCCTTCGAAAACCTTCGTGGCTAAGATTAAGAACAGCAAGAAGGTGAAAGCCGTTGCGGCCAAAGCCTAA
- a CDS encoding tetratricopeptide repeat protein, protein MATTRTAPHQLVLVAAALALVGGLYVLPKGIMKPKESKSEMSKDAAATANRDGGGMATNGSKPEASSGPVPATATENKGPDAAPHTTTSTAQRQELARLLGEYQAAATPDAKATVATTLARRYNDVERFDSAGYYLEQVAQAKPSAQHWQQAADAYFQAFSFAATDERVKLLGGKARELYTKVLKDQPGNLDAKTNLGMAYMASENPVQGVTLLREVLEADPRNEKALYNMGILAVQSNQYDKAVKRFQDLVKVNPKNVNGQFYLGVTLARTGAKEEAKQAFLAAKSLSNDPALAASVEEEIAKLK, encoded by the coding sequence ATGGCTACTACTCGCACCGCTCCGCATCAATTGGTCCTCGTCGCTGCCGCGCTCGCGCTGGTTGGCGGCTTATACGTGTTGCCCAAAGGCATCATGAAGCCAAAGGAGAGCAAATCGGAGATGAGCAAGGACGCTGCTGCCACGGCCAACCGTGACGGCGGGGGCATGGCTACCAACGGCTCCAAACCCGAAGCCTCGTCTGGCCCGGTACCCGCCACCGCTACCGAGAACAAAGGCCCCGATGCCGCCCCGCACACCACCACCAGCACTGCCCAACGGCAGGAGCTGGCGCGGTTGCTGGGCGAGTACCAGGCTGCTGCCACACCCGATGCCAAAGCCACGGTGGCTACCACCCTGGCCCGCCGCTACAACGACGTGGAGCGTTTCGACAGCGCTGGCTACTACCTGGAGCAGGTGGCCCAGGCCAAACCCAGTGCCCAGCACTGGCAGCAGGCCGCCGATGCCTACTTCCAGGCGTTTAGCTTTGCGGCTACCGACGAGCGGGTGAAACTGCTCGGCGGCAAGGCGCGGGAGCTCTACACCAAGGTGTTGAAGGACCAACCCGGTAACCTCGATGCCAAAACCAACCTCGGCATGGCCTACATGGCCTCCGAAAACCCCGTGCAGGGCGTAACGTTGCTGCGCGAAGTGCTGGAAGCCGACCCCCGCAACGAGAAAGCCCTGTATAACATGGGAATACTCGCGGTGCAAAGCAACCAGTACGACAAAGCCGTGAAGCGTTTCCAGGATTTGGTGAAAGTCAATCCAAAAAATGTGAACGGACAATTCTACCTCGGCGTAACTTTGGCCCGTACAGGCGCTAAGGAAGAAGCCAAACAGGCCTTCCTTGCCGCCAAAAGCCTCAGCAACGACCCCGCGCTGGCCGCTTCGGTAGAAGAGGAAATCGCCAAATTGAAATAG
- a CDS encoding Rne/Rng family ribonuclease → MSNELVINSTQEGERIALLQDKRLIEYHFDRNDTNYSVGDIFLGTVKKVMPGLNAAFVDIGYEKDAFLHYGDLGEQFPSFTKWARTVQSGRAPSAGLEKFTFEPVLEKVGKAESVFKKGQQIVVQIIKEPISTKGPRVSTDISMAGRYLVLMPFSNTISVSKKIVSKAERDRLKRLIASIKPENFGVIIRTVAEGREVAELDKDMQDMVAKWEQLYSTLRTAKPNDKVLGELGRTSSMVRDMLNESFDSITVDAPAMYDEMRDYLQKIAPDRLGLLKLHNSKIKIFEQTGIEKQLKTLFGKTVTVPGGGYLVIEHTEALHVIDVNSGSKSNQENDQEATALMINMLAAKEVARQLRLRDMGGIIVVDFIDMRSGESRKKVEDAVRDVMKLDKAKYTVLPITKFGLLQITRQRVRPAENIVTGEVCPTCGGTGKISASIQVTDDIDNSIDDLLVNQNQSGITLSVHPFLYAYYTKGLISRQMKWYLKYYKWVKVVNDSSLGLTDYRIEDERGEEIQLRSSAAAMSRLQDREVEIVD, encoded by the coding sequence TTGAGTAATGAATTAGTCATTAATTCTACTCAGGAAGGCGAGCGAATAGCGTTGTTGCAGGACAAGCGGCTGATTGAATACCACTTCGACCGCAACGACACCAACTACTCAGTAGGCGACATCTTCCTGGGCACCGTGAAAAAGGTGATGCCCGGCCTGAACGCAGCTTTCGTAGACATTGGCTACGAAAAAGACGCGTTTTTGCACTACGGCGACCTCGGCGAGCAATTCCCTTCGTTCACGAAGTGGGCCCGCACGGTACAGAGCGGCCGGGCGCCCAGCGCCGGGCTGGAAAAATTCACGTTTGAACCCGTCCTCGAAAAAGTGGGGAAGGCGGAAAGTGTATTTAAGAAAGGGCAGCAAATCGTTGTCCAGATTATCAAGGAGCCGATTTCCACCAAAGGCCCCCGGGTGAGCACCGACATTTCGATGGCCGGGCGCTATCTCGTGCTGATGCCGTTCTCAAACACCATCAGCGTCAGTAAGAAAATTGTGAGTAAAGCTGAGCGGGACCGCCTCAAGCGGCTCATCGCCAGTATTAAGCCCGAAAATTTCGGCGTCATCATCCGCACCGTGGCGGAGGGACGTGAAGTGGCCGAGCTCGATAAGGACATGCAGGATATGGTGGCGAAGTGGGAGCAGCTGTACAGCACGCTGCGCACCGCCAAGCCCAACGACAAGGTGCTCGGCGAGCTGGGCCGCACCTCGTCGATGGTGCGGGATATGCTGAACGAGTCGTTCGACAGCATTACCGTGGATGCTCCGGCGATGTACGATGAGATGCGGGACTACCTGCAAAAAATCGCACCGGACCGGCTGGGGCTGCTGAAGCTGCACAACTCAAAAATCAAGATTTTTGAGCAAACCGGCATTGAGAAGCAACTGAAAACGCTGTTCGGCAAAACCGTGACTGTGCCCGGCGGCGGCTACCTCGTGATTGAGCACACCGAAGCTCTGCACGTTATCGACGTGAACTCGGGTAGCAAGAGTAACCAGGAGAACGACCAGGAAGCTACCGCGCTGATGATTAATATGCTGGCGGCCAAAGAAGTGGCCCGTCAGCTGCGCCTGCGCGACATGGGCGGCATCATCGTGGTCGATTTCATTGACATGCGCTCGGGCGAAAGCCGTAAGAAGGTAGAAGACGCCGTGCGCGACGTGATGAAGCTCGACAAGGCAAAGTACACCGTGCTGCCCATCACCAAGTTTGGCTTGCTGCAGATTACCCGTCAGCGGGTGCGGCCGGCCGAGAACATCGTGACCGGCGAGGTGTGCCCCACCTGCGGCGGCACGGGCAAAATTTCGGCCTCCATCCAGGTGACGGACGACATCGACAACAGCATTGACGACCTGCTGGTGAACCAGAACCAGTCGGGCATCACGCTGTCGGTGCACCCGTTCCTGTATGCCTATTACACCAAAGGCCTGATTTCGCGCCAGATGAAGTGGTATCTCAAGTACTACAAATGGGTGAAAGTGGTGAATGACAGCAGCTTGGGCCTCACCGACTACCGCATCGAAGACGAGCGGGGCGAGGAAATCCAGCTGCGTTCGTCGGCCGCCGCCATGAGCCGTTTGCAGGACCGTGAGGTGGAAATAGTGGACTAA
- a CDS encoding IS4/Tn5 family transposase DNA-binding protein translates to MSISTHFCDPQWWAQTHFGGTVLGDVRRSRRVVTLAAGWARQPGASIPQLSAGQAGASKAAYRLLGSVTATPEAL, encoded by the coding sequence ATGAGTATTTCGACGCATTTCTGCGACCCGCAGTGGTGGGCCCAGACGCATTTTGGGGGCACGGTATTGGGCGACGTGCGGCGCAGCCGGCGGGTCGTGACGCTGGCCGCCGGCTGGGCGCGGCAGCCCGGGGCGAGCATTCCGCAGCTGAGCGCCGGACAGGCCGGGGCCAGCAAAGCGGCGTACCGCTTGCTGGGGAGTGTAACGGCCACGCCCGAGGCACTCTAG
- a CDS encoding IS4 family transposase yields the protein MSFSPPLALRAPQGPGAATGKGDPIPCAVVRVWEAAEADSATPGLEWLLLCDQPVTDFAQAQACARQYVSRWLIEDFHKALKTGLGAEKLQLQTAERLFAAVALLSVVALALVDMREKSRLQPDLPATAAGLEATFLRVLALRSHRPVQTVRDVYDALCGHLGRKGDGPPGWQTLWRGLMSLRLLVEGVRLATQLDQP from the coding sequence GTGAGTTTCAGCCCCCCGCTGGCCCTGCGCGCGCCCCAGGGGCCGGGGGCCGCCACGGGCAAAGGGGACCCGATTCCCTGCGCCGTGGTGCGGGTCTGGGAAGCCGCCGAAGCTGATTCGGCCACGCCGGGCCTGGAATGGCTGCTGCTCTGCGACCAGCCCGTCACGGACTTCGCCCAGGCCCAGGCATGCGCCCGCCAGTACGTGAGCCGCTGGCTCATCGAGGACTTTCACAAAGCCCTGAAAACGGGCTTGGGGGCCGAAAAACTCCAACTCCAAACCGCCGAGCGGCTGTTTGCCGCCGTGGCCCTGCTCAGCGTCGTGGCCCTGGCTTTGGTGGATATGCGCGAAAAAAGCCGCCTCCAACCCGACTTGCCGGCGACGGCCGCGGGGCTGGAGGCGACTTTTTTGCGGGTGCTCGCCCTGCGCAGCCACCGACCGGTGCAGACCGTGCGCGACGTGTATGATGCCCTTTGCGGCCACCTGGGCCGCAAAGGCGATGGACCGCCCGGCTGGCAAACCCTCTGGCGCGGCCTGATGAGCTTGCGCCTACTCGTCGAAGGCGTCCGGCTCGCCACTCAACTCGACCAGCCCTGA
- a CDS encoding porin family protein, whose translation MKKLLLALFTLAATIGSASAQVEIGLKISPSITSLRADSPTSTAVGNNFTSDGSKLSFGGGLVVDYFFGENYAFSTGLLLTGKGGTIAYNETKNSTGGGNGLNFTNSLKISTQYLELPLSVKLFTNEIAPATRLYFQVGGSLNVPIGTRINGEKFYIDPSNNTSVKAGDYVKFFDADALAGAGAEYQLGKSTKLFAGLSYHRGLVDIDNYFESTRKFKDVTIKNSGFALDLGIKF comes from the coding sequence ATGAAAAAACTACTGCTCGCGCTTTTCACCCTCGCCGCTACCATTGGCAGCGCCTCGGCCCAGGTCGAAATTGGCCTGAAAATTTCGCCCTCCATCACCAGCCTGCGGGCCGATTCACCCACCAGCACGGCAGTTGGCAACAACTTCACCAGCGATGGCAGCAAGCTTAGCTTCGGAGGCGGGTTAGTGGTTGATTATTTCTTCGGTGAAAACTATGCCTTTAGTACAGGCTTACTACTAACCGGTAAAGGCGGCACCATTGCATATAACGAAACCAAAAACTCTACTGGGGGTGGAAATGGGCTGAATTTCACGAACTCACTGAAAATAAGCACGCAATACCTCGAGCTTCCCCTTAGTGTGAAGTTGTTCACTAATGAAATAGCCCCTGCCACCCGGCTCTATTTCCAAGTCGGCGGCTCACTGAATGTTCCCATTGGCACCCGCATCAATGGCGAAAAATTCTACATTGACCCAAGCAACAATACCAGTGTCAAGGCCGGCGATTACGTCAAGTTTTTCGATGCTGACGCTTTGGCGGGTGCTGGTGCAGAATATCAATTGGGCAAAAGCACCAAACTTTTCGCCGGCCTTAGCTACCACCGTGGTTTGGTCGACATCGACAATTATTTCGAAAGCACGCGGAAATTCAAAGACGTTACCATTAAAAACAGTGGCTTCGCGTTAGACTTGGGCATCAAGTTCTAA
- the gldB gene encoding gliding motility lipoprotein GldB, which translates to MNTNNFAWRRWLPIFLGAGLSLGGCKSGPAEGCRPDAAEDAAAVSVQIQRLEPAFFQLKTPAQAQQFMDANPAFARYYLQRQPATEKELEGTLVQLATNPALQQVGRETAAAFPDSAALRHDLGEMFRRVHYYFPDFRVPPTVTYVSGFLAKDIYVNDSLLVMSLDWFIGPKASKRPDLPQYMLRRYTPAGLMPVLAQDVASKYNKHELTANSMLDAMVHAGKSLYFASLVLPCTPDSVLMGYTRREMLGLDANEGRVWAHFLEKNLLYTTTPFLLQKYVGERPNVPEIDKTCPGRVGQWVGLQIIRKYVAEHPDVTLGRLMSEKNAQRILNDSHYRPKR; encoded by the coding sequence GTGAATACGAATAATTTTGCCTGGCGGCGCTGGCTGCCCATATTTTTAGGAGCCGGCCTCAGCCTTGGCGGTTGCAAAAGCGGTCCGGCCGAAGGCTGCCGTCCCGATGCGGCCGAGGATGCGGCGGCCGTATCTGTGCAGATACAACGGCTGGAGCCGGCTTTTTTCCAGCTGAAGACGCCCGCGCAGGCGCAGCAGTTTATGGATGCCAACCCGGCCTTTGCGCGCTACTACTTGCAGCGGCAGCCGGCCACGGAAAAAGAGCTGGAAGGCACTCTGGTACAGCTTGCTACCAACCCGGCCTTGCAGCAGGTGGGCCGCGAAACGGCCGCCGCCTTCCCCGATAGCGCCGCCTTGCGCCACGACCTGGGCGAGATGTTCCGGCGGGTGCATTATTACTTTCCCGATTTCCGGGTGCCGCCCACGGTGACGTACGTCAGCGGCTTTTTGGCGAAGGATATCTACGTGAATGACAGCCTGCTGGTGATGAGCCTGGACTGGTTTATCGGCCCCAAGGCCAGCAAGCGACCCGACCTGCCGCAGTACATGCTGCGCCGCTATACGCCGGCCGGCCTTATGCCGGTGCTGGCCCAGGATGTGGCCAGCAAGTACAACAAGCACGAGCTAACCGCCAATAGCATGCTTGATGCGATGGTGCATGCCGGCAAGTCGCTCTACTTTGCCAGTCTGGTGCTGCCCTGCACCCCCGACTCGGTGCTGATGGGCTATACCCGGCGCGAGATGCTGGGCCTCGATGCGAACGAAGGCCGGGTGTGGGCTCATTTTCTGGAAAAGAATCTGCTGTACACCACCACGCCGTTCCTGCTCCAGAAATACGTGGGTGAGCGGCCCAACGTGCCCGAAATCGACAAAACCTGTCCCGGCCGCGTGGGCCAGTGGGTGGGCCTGCAAATTATCAGAAAGTACGTAGCCGAGCATCCCGACGTGACGCTGGGCCGCCTAATGTCCGAGAAGAATGCCCAGCGTATCCTCAACGACTCGCACTACCGGCCCAAGCGGTGA
- a CDS encoding glycosyltransferase family 4 protein has translation MHIAVFSQYHTNPDCPATSRHYALLSHIAKMHRVTLLTTPAWKGQRLTQEFPWVPEGVEIREAEVRYDNKMGPARRALAFGHYAAWAVREGLRIDKPDVIWGISTPLTAAWAAAQVARWRRVPWVFEVQDLWPAFPIAMGAVPTPVARQQLYQLEKRLYKSARHILPLSPDMARYVTDLGIPAAKVTTVLNGTDLELADRATPAAVQLLRQEQGLAGKRVVLYAGTFGRANDIPTLVAAAETMVAADAEVVWLFLGHGFFEALLAAAAVRWPGRIRLVRGQARHEVFRWFALADVSVVSFLGLPVLDSNSPAKLYDSLAVGTPVVVTNAGWTKALVEQHACGWYVPAGDAPALAAQLQTLLYQPETLAQAGANGRALARQAFDRQRMAAQIQQIMEQVAVR, from the coding sequence ATGCACATCGCCGTTTTCAGTCAGTACCACACCAACCCCGACTGCCCGGCTACCAGCCGGCACTATGCGCTGCTGTCCCACATTGCCAAAATGCACCGGGTAACGCTGCTGACCACCCCCGCATGGAAAGGGCAGCGGTTGACGCAGGAATTTCCCTGGGTGCCCGAAGGGGTGGAGATTCGTGAAGCTGAAGTGCGGTATGATAATAAAATGGGCCCGGCCCGGCGGGCGCTGGCCTTTGGGCACTATGCGGCGTGGGCCGTGCGCGAGGGGCTACGGATTGATAAGCCGGACGTGATTTGGGGTATCAGCACGCCGCTGACTGCTGCCTGGGCGGCGGCGCAGGTGGCGCGCTGGCGGCGGGTGCCGTGGGTGTTCGAGGTGCAGGATTTGTGGCCCGCCTTTCCTATTGCGATGGGGGCGGTGCCCACGCCAGTGGCCCGGCAGCAGCTTTATCAGCTGGAAAAGCGGCTGTATAAAAGTGCCCGGCACATCCTGCCGCTCTCGCCCGATATGGCGCGCTACGTAACCGATTTGGGTATTCCGGCCGCCAAAGTCACCACCGTGCTCAATGGCACCGACCTGGAGCTGGCAGACCGCGCTACGCCCGCCGCCGTGCAGCTGCTGCGGCAGGAGCAGGGCCTGGCCGGCAAGCGCGTGGTGCTATACGCGGGCACATTTGGGCGGGCCAATGATATTCCAACGCTGGTAGCGGCGGCCGAAACGATGGTGGCGGCCGATGCGGAAGTGGTCTGGCTGTTTCTGGGCCACGGGTTTTTCGAGGCGCTGCTTGCGGCGGCGGCGGTGCGGTGGCCGGGGCGCATCAGGCTGGTGCGGGGGCAGGCACGCCACGAGGTATTCCGTTGGTTTGCGCTGGCCGATGTTTCGGTGGTTTCGTTCCTGGGTTTGCCGGTGCTGGATTCCAATTCGCCGGCGAAGCTGTACGACTCATTGGCTGTGGGCACGCCGGTAGTGGTAACTAACGCGGGTTGGACCAAAGCGCTGGTGGAGCAGCATGCCTGCGGCTGGTACGTGCCGGCCGGTGATGCCCCGGCGCTGGCCGCGCAGCTCCAAACGCTGCTGTACCAGCCGGAAACCCTGGCGCAGGCTGGTGCCAATGGCCGTGCGCTCGCCCGGCAGGCGTTTGACCGCCAGCGCATGGCCGCCCAGATACAGCAAATAATGGAGCAGGTGGCAGTGCGATAA
- the nth gene encoding endonuclease III has protein sequence MTRANRFRFFLDYFTTNFPEPKTELAYGNPYELIVAVVLSAQCTDKRVNLVMPALLAEYPTAAHLGAATADDIFPFIRSVSYPNNKAKHLAGLGRMLTEDFGGEVPSIIEELQRLPGVGRKTANVVVSVIYNQPAMAVDTHVFRVSHRLGLVPKTATTPLAVEKALVRYIPEELIAKAHHWLILHGRYICVARSPKCEICPLSASCAYFEKTFVKPLAKQPKASA, from the coding sequence ATGACTCGCGCCAATCGGTTTCGCTTCTTTCTCGACTACTTCACCACCAATTTTCCGGAGCCCAAAACTGAGCTGGCCTACGGCAATCCCTACGAGTTAATTGTGGCCGTGGTGCTGAGTGCCCAATGCACCGACAAGCGCGTGAACCTGGTAATGCCCGCGCTGCTGGCCGAATACCCCACCGCCGCGCACCTCGGCGCGGCCACCGCCGATGATATTTTCCCTTTCATCCGCAGCGTTTCCTACCCGAACAACAAGGCCAAGCACCTGGCCGGCCTGGGCCGCATGCTCACCGAAGATTTCGGCGGCGAAGTACCGAGTATAATCGAGGAGCTTCAACGCCTGCCCGGCGTGGGCCGCAAAACGGCCAACGTGGTGGTTTCCGTCATCTACAACCAGCCGGCAATGGCCGTTGACACCCACGTTTTCCGGGTGTCGCACCGCCTAGGCCTCGTGCCCAAAACGGCCACCACGCCCCTGGCCGTGGAGAAGGCGCTGGTGCGCTACATCCCCGAGGAGCTTATTGCCAAAGCCCACCACTGGCTGATTCTGCACGGCCGCTACATCTGCGTAGCCCGCTCGCCGAAATGCGAAATATGTCCGCTTTCGGCCAGCTGCGCATATTTCGAGAAAACCTTCGTCAAGCCCCTGGCCAAGCAGCCAAAGGCTTCGGCGTAA
- a CDS encoding RNA polymerase sigma factor encodes MDLMQPSDSALISLYLAGQESAFAILLERHRSRVFTTILLIVRDEDMAEDLLQDTFIKAIHTMKSGRYNEEGKFAPWICRIAHNLAIDSFRRGKRVPHISLTDNERLNNTLTIADDGPDDILAREETHSRLRALIQELPAAQKEVLLMRHYGDMSFQEIANATGVSINTALGRMRYALINLRKKMTANSLHHYDSNLTPFDTTSVCVQRIAG; translated from the coding sequence ATGGACCTCATGCAACCGAGCGACTCCGCGCTCATCTCGCTCTACCTGGCCGGCCAGGAATCCGCTTTCGCTATCCTCCTCGAGCGGCATCGCAGTCGTGTGTTCACGACCATCCTCCTCATCGTGCGCGACGAGGACATGGCTGAGGACCTATTACAGGACACGTTTATCAAGGCCATCCACACCATGAAAAGTGGCCGCTACAACGAGGAGGGCAAGTTTGCGCCCTGGATTTGCCGCATCGCACACAACCTGGCCATCGACTCGTTCCGGCGTGGCAAGCGCGTGCCCCACATCAGCCTCACCGATAACGAACGGTTAAATAATACACTAACCATTGCCGACGACGGCCCGGACGATATTCTCGCCCGCGAAGAAACCCACAGCCGCCTCCGGGCGTTAATCCAGGAGCTGCCCGCTGCCCAGAAGGAGGTGTTGCTAATGCGCCATTACGGCGATATGAGCTTCCAGGAGATTGCCAACGCCACCGGCGTGAGCATCAACACGGCGCTGGGCCGGATGCGCTACGCGCTGATAAACCTGCGGAAAAAGATGACCGCAAATTCTCTGCATCACTATGATTCAAACCTTACCCCATTCGACACTACTTCAGTATGTGTACAACGAATTGCCGGTTGA
- a CDS encoding MFS transporter — translation MLPSADSSPAHDPYAALRVPDFRRLVSARTLLTVATRIQGLVVSWQIFKLTNNPLALGLIGLSEAIPSIVVSLYAGYVADSMRRKNIVVVALAVLVLCAAALAGFASPYGIHWLAKDSLYTLPLYGVIFVSGLARGFMGPALFSFMPQLLPDRALLPNAITWNSTTYQGSAVLGPAIGGYLIAAVGVTNSYVVSTVLLALALFQFVRIANRPLPPMEGERLNLKDSVLSGLRFIFGNQLVLAALSLDMFAVLFGGAVALLPVFASDILNVGAKGFGQLEAAPAIGSVLMAVALTYFPLKRRAGRKLLWAVAGFGLATIGFALSKNFYLSLFLLFLTGVFDSVSVIVRSTLIHIYTPEYMKGRVSAVNNIFIGSSNEIGAFESGTAAKLLGTVRSVVFGGLMTLLVVAITTWKADKLRKLESGTK, via the coding sequence ATGCTGCCATCTGCTGATTCTTCGCCGGCCCACGACCCGTACGCGGCACTGCGCGTCCCTGATTTTCGCCGCCTGGTATCGGCCCGCACCCTGCTCACGGTGGCCACGCGCATCCAGGGCCTGGTAGTGAGTTGGCAAATATTCAAGCTCACCAATAATCCGCTGGCGCTGGGGCTGATTGGCCTATCGGAGGCCATTCCGAGCATTGTGGTTTCGTTGTATGCCGGGTACGTGGCCGACTCGATGCGCCGCAAAAACATTGTGGTGGTGGCGCTTGCGGTGCTGGTGCTGTGCGCGGCGGCGCTGGCGGGCTTCGCCAGTCCTTACGGCATTCACTGGCTGGCGAAGGACTCGCTGTACACGCTGCCGCTGTACGGGGTGATTTTCGTGAGCGGGCTGGCGCGGGGCTTCATGGGGCCGGCGCTGTTCTCCTTCATGCCGCAGCTATTGCCCGACCGGGCGCTGCTGCCCAACGCCATTACTTGGAACAGCACCACTTACCAGGGCTCGGCGGTGCTGGGGCCGGCCATTGGCGGCTACCTGATTGCGGCCGTGGGCGTGACCAATTCCTACGTGGTGAGCACGGTGCTGCTGGCGCTGGCGCTGTTCCAGTTTGTGCGCATTGCCAACCGGCCGCTGCCGCCCATGGAAGGCGAGCGGCTGAACCTGAAGGACAGCGTGCTGAGTGGGCTGCGCTTTATTTTCGGCAACCAGCTGGTGCTGGCGGCGTTGTCGCTGGATATGTTTGCGGTGCTGTTTGGGGGGGCGGTGGCGCTGCTGCCGGTGTTTGCGTCGGATATTCTGAACGTGGGCGCCAAGGGCTTCGGGCAGCTGGAAGCGGCTCCGGCCATTGGCTCGGTGCTGATGGCAGTTGCGTTGACCTACTTCCCGTTGAAGCGGCGGGCCGGGCGCAAGCTGCTGTGGGCGGTGGCGGGCTTCGGGCTGGCCACCATCGGCTTCGCCTTGTCGAAAAACTTCTACCTGTCGCTGTTTTTGCTGTTCCTGACCGGCGTGTTCGATTCCGTGTCGGTGATTGTGCGCTCCACGCTCATCCACATTTACACCCCAGAGTATATGAAAGGCCGGGTGTCAGCCGTGAATAACATCTTCATCGGCTCCAGCAACGAGATTGGAGCTTTTGAGAGTGGCACGGCGGCCAAGTTGCTGGGTACGGTGCGTTCGGTGGTTTTTGGGGGGCTGATGACGCTACTGGTAGTGGCCATCACGACCTGGAAGGCCGATAAGCTGCGCAAGCTGGAATCGGGTACGAAATAA